A part of Caldicellulosiruptor owensensis OL genomic DNA contains:
- the ilvB gene encoding biosynthetic-type acetolactate synthase large subunit codes for MKLTGAEIIIECLKEQGVNVIFGYPGGAALNIYDALYKHQKEIKHYLTSHEQHASHAADGYSRASGKVGVVFTTSGPGATNIVTGIATAYMDSVPVVAITGQVPTNLLGKDSFQEVDITGITMPITKHNFIVKDVNTLADTIRRAFEIAQSGRPGPVLVDVCKDVTAAYAEYEKKEPKKIKKKVFATQEEIEKAIELINSSQRPFICSGGGVISSEASEELVEFVEKINAPVATTLMGVGGFPSTHPNYTGLVGMHGTRASNYAVSHCDLLIAVGARFSDRVISKVDRFAPNAKIIHIDIDPAEIDKNVSTDIALIGDVKQILKILVENIQKKTNTDWIEMIYEWKKNYPLSYPQDGKLHPQYVVERISALTNNDAIITTEVGQNQIWAAQFYKYQRPRQFISSGGLGTMGYGFGAAIGAKIARPDKVVIDIAGDGSFRMNCGELATAVHYNIPVIVALLNNGVLGMVRQWQDLFYGKRFSQTTLDRPPDFVKLADAYGALGIRVTSPDEVDSAILKALESGRPTVIDFVIDKDEKALPIVPPGAPIDEIID; via the coding sequence TTGAAATTAACAGGAGCTGAAATTATAATCGAATGTTTAAAAGAACAGGGAGTAAATGTCATCTTTGGGTATCCGGGCGGGGCTGCTCTGAATATTTATGATGCTCTTTACAAACATCAGAAGGAAATAAAACATTATCTAACATCGCATGAACAGCACGCATCTCACGCTGCAGATGGATATTCAAGAGCATCCGGCAAGGTTGGTGTGGTTTTTACTACCTCAGGACCTGGTGCAACAAACATTGTGACAGGTATTGCAACAGCGTACATGGACTCTGTGCCGGTTGTAGCAATTACTGGTCAGGTGCCAACTAATTTGCTTGGTAAAGATTCTTTCCAAGAGGTCGATATTACAGGTATTACTATGCCAATTACAAAGCACAATTTCATTGTCAAGGATGTCAATACACTTGCAGATACCATCAGACGTGCATTTGAGATCGCGCAAAGTGGAAGACCGGGACCTGTTTTGGTTGATGTGTGCAAGGATGTAACAGCAGCATATGCTGAATATGAAAAAAAAGAGCCGAAGAAAATCAAGAAAAAAGTTTTTGCAACACAAGAGGAGATTGAAAAGGCAATTGAGCTTATAAATTCAAGTCAAAGACCTTTTATCTGCTCAGGTGGCGGTGTTATTTCATCAGAAGCATCTGAAGAGCTTGTTGAATTTGTGGAAAAAATAAACGCACCTGTTGCAACAACCCTTATGGGTGTTGGAGGTTTTCCGTCAACGCATCCGAACTATACAGGACTTGTTGGGATGCACGGTACACGTGCTTCTAACTATGCAGTGTCACACTGCGACCTTTTGATTGCTGTTGGTGCGAGGTTTTCAGATAGGGTAATCAGCAAGGTTGACAGATTTGCACCAAATGCAAAGATTATTCACATTGATATTGACCCGGCTGAGATTGACAAAAACGTCAGTACAGATATTGCGCTTATTGGCGATGTAAAACAGATATTAAAAATCTTGGTTGAGAATATACAGAAGAAGACTAACACAGACTGGATAGAGATGATTTACGAATGGAAGAAAAATTATCCTTTGAGCTATCCTCAGGATGGCAAGCTTCATCCCCAGTATGTTGTTGAGAGAATTTCTGCTCTTACAAACAACGATGCAATAATCACAACAGAGGTTGGACAAAACCAGATTTGGGCAGCACAGTTTTACAAATACCAAAGACCAAGACAGTTTATTTCCTCTGGCGGGCTTGGCACCATGGGCTATGGCTTTGGCGCAGCAATTGGAGCAAAGATAGCAAGGCCGGACAAAGTAGTAATTGACATTGCAGGTGATGGCAGCTTTAGAATGAACTGTGGCGAGCTTGCAACAGCTGTGCACTATAATATACCTGTAATAGTTGCACTGCTTAACAATGGCGTTTTAGGGATGGTTCGCCAGTGGCAGGACCTTTTCTATGGCAAGAGATTTTCACAGACAACCTTAGACAGGCCGCCAGATTTTGTAAAACTTGCAGATGCATACGGTGCACTTGGTATAAGGGTAACCTCACCTGATGAGGTGGATAGCGCTATTTTGAAAGCTCTTGAGTCTGGAAGACCAACTGTGATTGACTTTGTAATTGACAAGGACGAAAAAGCACTGCCAATTGTTCCACCCGGTGCGCCAATTGATGAGATTATTGATTAG
- a CDS encoding TIGR04086 family membrane protein, whose amino-acid sequence MYFSMPDKIALFLTLFSMFIGIAFSGYEAAALSQNRKKVAAFLVSFFVAGILFILSIVIKKNFSVSKYHLCIIFIGPVLGFLMGALSSNKVRKTRVKRR is encoded by the coding sequence ATGTATTTTTCTATGCCAGACAAGATTGCACTTTTCCTTACACTTTTTTCTATGTTCATAGGGATAGCATTTTCTGGGTATGAGGCAGCAGCTCTGTCACAGAACAGAAAAAAAGTGGCAGCATTTTTGGTTTCATTTTTTGTTGCAGGTATACTTTTTATCTTAAGCATTGTGATTAAAAAAAATTTTAGTGTTTCAAAATACCACTTGTGTATAATTTTCATTGGCCCTGTGTTGGGATTTTTAATGGGAGCGCTCAGCTCAAACAAAGTAAGAAAAACAAGGGTAAAAAGAAGGTGA
- a CDS encoding secondary thiamine-phosphate synthase enzyme YjbQ yields MRTYRKELWFEIPTRRAFVNITDTLQKCVDESGIKEGLLLCNAMHITASVFINDDEPGLHKDFEIWLEKLAPEKPYSQYHHNVGEDNADAHLKRTIMGREVVIAITNGKLDLGPWEQVFYGEFDGKRKKRVLVKIIGE; encoded by the coding sequence ATGAGAACATACAGAAAAGAGCTGTGGTTTGAAATACCAACAAGAAGGGCATTTGTAAATATCACAGACACTCTTCAAAAGTGTGTTGATGAAAGTGGTATAAAAGAAGGGCTTTTACTTTGCAATGCCATGCACATAACTGCAAGTGTATTTATTAACGACGATGAGCCAGGTCTTCACAAAGATTTTGAAATCTGGCTTGAAAAGCTTGCACCTGAAAAACCTTATTCTCAGTACCACCACAACGTCGGTGAAGACAATGCAGATGCCCACCTTAAAAGAACTATCATGGGAAGAGAAGTTGTAATTGCTATTACTAATGGCAAGCTTGACTTGGGACCGTGGGAACAGGTGTTTTATGGTGAATTTGATGGCAAACGAAAAAAGAGAGTGCTTGTGAAGATTATAGGGGAGTGA
- the metK gene encoding methionine adenosyltransferase → MRKLFTSESVTEGHPDKICDQISDAVLDAILEKDPYARVACEVAVTTGLVLVMGEITTKCYVDIPKIARDTIREIGYTRAKYGFDADTCAVITSIDEQSPDIAMGVDKALEAKLGEMTEEEIEAIGAGDQGMMFGFACDETPVLMPMPIYLAHKLARRLAYVRKEGILSYLRPDGKTQVTVEYEDDRPVRVDTVVVSTQHSPEVTHAQIEADVIEHVIKPVIPEGMLDKNTKIFVNPTGRFVIGGPQGDSGLTGRKIIVDTYGGYARHGGGAFSGKDPTKVDRSATYAARYVAKNIVASGLAKKCEVQVSYAIGVARPLSIRVDTFGTGKISDEKIAEIVKRVFDLRPAAIIRDLDLRRPIYKQVAAYGHFGREDLDLPWERTDKVDIILKEAQSI, encoded by the coding sequence ATGAGAAAACTATTTACATCCGAATCAGTAACAGAAGGTCATCCTGACAAAATCTGTGACCAGATTTCAGATGCTGTGTTGGATGCTATATTAGAAAAAGACCCATACGCAAGGGTTGCATGTGAGGTTGCAGTTACAACAGGTCTTGTTTTGGTTATGGGTGAGATTACAACAAAATGCTATGTAGACATACCAAAGATAGCAAGGGATACAATAAGAGAGATTGGCTATACACGTGCAAAATATGGATTTGATGCTGACACATGTGCTGTTATAACATCAATTGACGAACAGTCACCTGACATTGCAATGGGTGTTGACAAAGCTTTAGAGGCAAAGCTTGGAGAGATGACAGAAGAAGAAATTGAAGCAATTGGTGCAGGGGATCAGGGTATGATGTTTGGATTTGCATGCGATGAGACACCGGTTTTGATGCCAATGCCAATCTATCTTGCACACAAGCTCGCAAGAAGACTTGCTTATGTGAGAAAGGAAGGTATTCTGTCTTATCTTCGTCCAGATGGCAAAACTCAGGTCACAGTTGAGTATGAAGATGACAGACCTGTTCGAGTTGACACGGTGGTTGTATCCACACAGCACAGCCCCGAGGTTACACATGCTCAGATAGAGGCAGATGTTATAGAACATGTTATAAAACCTGTTATTCCAGAGGGAATGCTTGACAAGAACACAAAGATTTTTGTAAATCCTACAGGAAGATTTGTGATTGGTGGACCTCAAGGTGACTCAGGACTTACAGGGAGAAAAATTATTGTTGACACATATGGTGGATATGCACGCCACGGCGGTGGAGCTTTTTCTGGTAAAGACCCGACAAAGGTTGATCGTTCGGCAACATATGCTGCAAGGTATGTGGCAAAAAACATTGTGGCGTCAGGACTTGCTAAAAAATGTGAAGTTCAGGTTTCCTATGCGATAGGTGTTGCAAGACCACTTTCAATCAGGGTTGACACATTTGGCACAGGTAAGATCAGTGATGAGAAGATTGCTGAGATTGTAAAGAGAGTATTTGATTTGCGACCTGCTGCAATAATCAGAGACTTGGACTTGAGACGTCCTATCTACAAACAGGTAGCAGCATATGGACATTTTGGGAGAGAAGATTTGGACCTTCCATGGGAGAGAACCGATAAGGTTGATATTATACTCAAAGAAGCTCAAAGCATTTAA
- the ilvE gene encoding branched-chain-amino-acid transaminase, with protein sequence MEEKLIYIDGEFYKKSEAKISVFDHGFLYGDGVFEGIRVYNGKIFKCKEHVDRLYQAAKAIYMEIPISKEEMIEALKKTCRINNIREGYIRLVVSRGVGDLGLSPTKCPKPTIVIIADSIVLYPQEMYEKGMKVITASTRRNSPQCVDPQIKSLNYLNNILAKIEANRAGVPEAIMLTQDGYVTECTGDNIFIVKDGELITPPVYLGALDGITRRTVMALAKDLGIPVYEKVFTLYNLYNADECFFTGTAAEVIAVTEVDGRKIGNGEVGPITKKLMEEFKKLTLVDGVDIYE encoded by the coding sequence ATGGAAGAAAAACTAATATACATTGATGGGGAGTTTTACAAGAAATCAGAAGCTAAAATTTCAGTGTTTGATCATGGTTTTTTGTATGGAGATGGAGTATTTGAAGGCATAAGAGTTTACAATGGCAAGATTTTCAAATGCAAAGAACATGTGGACAGGCTCTATCAGGCAGCAAAAGCAATCTATATGGAAATTCCAATCTCAAAAGAAGAAATGATTGAAGCTCTAAAGAAAACTTGCAGGATAAACAATATCAGGGAAGGATATATCAGACTTGTTGTGTCGCGAGGGGTGGGTGATTTAGGTCTTTCTCCAACAAAGTGTCCAAAACCGACAATTGTAATAATTGCTGATTCAATTGTATTATATCCACAGGAAATGTATGAAAAAGGGATGAAGGTAATAACTGCATCAACAAGAAGAAATAGTCCTCAGTGTGTAGACCCGCAGATAAAGTCATTAAATTACTTAAACAATATCTTAGCAAAGATTGAAGCAAACAGAGCCGGAGTTCCTGAAGCTATAATGCTTACACAAGATGGTTATGTGACAGAGTGCACAGGAGACAACATCTTCATTGTCAAGGATGGTGAGCTTATTACACCACCTGTGTATCTTGGCGCTCTGGATGGAATTACAAGAAGAACTGTTATGGCTTTGGCAAAAGATTTGGGAATACCTGTTTATGAAAAGGTATTTACACTCTACAACCTTTACAATGCTGATGAGTGCTTCTTTACAGGAACTGCAGCAGAGGTTATTGCTGTGACTGAAGTTGACGGTAGAAAGATTGGAAATGGAGAGGTTGGACCAATCACGAAGAAACTAATGGAAGAATTCAAAAAACTTACACTTGTTGATGGTGTTGACATATACGAATAA
- a CDS encoding glycoside hydrolase family 130 protein, which produces MKKVFAKKDIFTRYSGNPIITVYDIPYSANAVFNAGAIKYKNEYLLLLRVEDRQGKSHLTVARSSDGKTNWKIEKSPLIYPQPTVFIYEEFGCEDPRITYIPEDDYYYITYTAYSRYGPAVALARTKNFKKVEKMGLIYPPNNKDAVLFPEKINGRYAMLHRPVAGDIEHIWIAYSSDLIHWGNHEVVLVEKGGPWWDGFKVGAGAVPIKTPEGWLIIYHGVKMMPSGPIYRLGAALLDLENPAKVKKRCPEWLLSPQEVYERIGDVNNVVFTCGAIVEDNQIYLYYGAADSCIALAFAKIDQILSILIEGDLQVK; this is translated from the coding sequence ATGAAAAAGGTCTTTGCAAAAAAGGATATATTCACACGCTACAGTGGAAATCCAATAATCACAGTATATGATATACCATATTCAGCAAACGCTGTCTTCAACGCAGGTGCTATAAAGTATAAAAATGAGTACTTACTGCTTTTGAGAGTTGAAGACAGACAGGGAAAATCACATTTAACTGTGGCACGCAGTAGCGATGGTAAAACTAACTGGAAGATTGAAAAATCACCCCTGATTTATCCCCAACCTACAGTGTTCATATACGAAGAGTTTGGCTGCGAAGACCCACGAATAACCTATATTCCTGAAGATGATTACTATTATATAACCTATACTGCATACTCTCGTTATGGTCCTGCGGTTGCACTTGCAAGAACAAAGAACTTTAAAAAAGTTGAAAAAATGGGACTAATTTATCCTCCCAACAACAAAGATGCAGTTTTGTTCCCTGAAAAAATTAATGGTAGGTACGCCATGCTTCACAGACCTGTTGCAGGGGACATCGAACATATCTGGATTGCATATTCGTCAGATTTAATTCACTGGGGAAACCATGAGGTTGTGCTTGTTGAAAAAGGAGGACCTTGGTGGGACGGCTTTAAGGTTGGTGCGGGAGCTGTGCCAATAAAAACACCTGAAGGCTGGCTCATTATCTATCATGGTGTTAAGATGATGCCTTCAGGACCAATTTACAGGCTTGGTGCTGCGCTTTTGGACTTAGAAAATCCAGCAAAGGTCAAGAAAAGATGTCCAGAGTGGCTACTATCACCTCAGGAAGTATATGAACGAATTGGAGATGTCAACAATGTGGTATTCACCTGTGGAGCAATTGTAGAAGATAACCAAATCTATCTTTACTATGGAGCTGCAGACTCTTGCATTGCTCTTGCTTTTGCTAAGATTGACCAGATTTTGTCTATATTGATTGAAGGGGATTTGCAGGTGAAATAA
- the ilvD gene encoding dihydroxy-acid dehydratase: protein MRSDIVKKGFEKAPQRSLFKAMGYTDEELKRPLIAVVNSWNEVVPGHIHLDRIAEAVKAGIRLAGATPMEFNVIGVCDGIAMGHIGMKYSLITRELIADSIEAMAMAHQFDGMVLIPNCDKIVPGMLMAAARVNIPSILVSGGPMLAGKVGDKVCDLNSVFEGVGAYSAGKISEEELYALEENACPGCGSCSGMFTANTMNCLSEALGLALPGNGTIPAVMAARIRLAKMAGMKIVELVEKDIKPSDILTYEAFENALAVDMALGGSTNTILHLPAIANELGIKLNLDIINDISDRTPNLCKLSPAGNYHIEDLYWAGGVQAVMNELSKKGLIHLGLLTVTGKTVGENVKDAAVKDYNVIRPIDNPYSETGGLVIVRGNLAPDGAVVKKSAVPPKLLRHRGPARVFESGEEVFEAILKGKIQKGDVIVIRYEGPKGGPGMREMLSPTSALAGVGLIEDVALITDGRFSGATRGACFGHVSPEAAERGPIAVVQDGDMISIDIENKTLTLEVPEEEIKKRLESLGPFEPKVKKGYLYRYSKLVRSASTGAILE, encoded by the coding sequence ATGAGAAGTGATATTGTCAAGAAAGGATTTGAAAAGGCTCCTCAGCGTTCGCTTTTTAAAGCAATGGGATATACCGATGAAGAATTAAAACGACCTCTTATTGCTGTTGTTAATTCATGGAATGAAGTTGTCCCCGGGCACATTCATCTTGATAGAATTGCAGAGGCAGTAAAAGCGGGTATCAGGCTTGCCGGTGCAACTCCAATGGAGTTTAACGTCATTGGTGTGTGTGATGGTATTGCAATGGGTCATATTGGCATGAAATATTCGCTCATCACAAGAGAACTTATTGCCGACTCAATTGAAGCAATGGCAATGGCACACCAGTTTGACGGTATGGTCTTGATTCCAAACTGTGACAAGATCGTACCGGGAATGCTTATGGCAGCTGCAAGAGTGAACATTCCAAGTATACTTGTAAGCGGTGGACCTATGCTTGCAGGAAAAGTCGGCGATAAGGTGTGCGACCTGAATTCTGTATTTGAAGGTGTAGGTGCGTACTCTGCAGGAAAGATTTCTGAAGAGGAGTTGTATGCTTTAGAAGAAAATGCATGTCCTGGCTGTGGTTCATGCTCTGGGATGTTTACAGCAAACACGATGAACTGTTTGAGCGAGGCTTTGGGGCTTGCTCTTCCCGGTAATGGTACAATTCCAGCTGTCATGGCAGCACGAATTCGTCTTGCTAAAATGGCAGGAATGAAGATTGTTGAGCTTGTTGAAAAGGATATAAAACCGTCTGATATTTTGACTTATGAAGCTTTTGAAAATGCCTTGGCAGTTGATATGGCACTTGGAGGCTCAACAAACACCATATTGCATCTTCCTGCTATTGCGAATGAATTAGGAATAAAACTTAACCTTGATATTATAAATGACATAAGTGATAGAACACCAAATCTTTGCAAACTCTCGCCTGCAGGAAACTACCATATCGAGGATTTATACTGGGCAGGCGGTGTTCAGGCTGTTATGAATGAACTTTCAAAAAAAGGACTAATTCATTTAGGGCTTTTGACAGTTACAGGGAAAACTGTAGGTGAGAATGTTAAAGATGCTGCTGTCAAAGACTACAACGTGATTCGACCAATTGACAATCCATATTCTGAGACGGGTGGACTTGTCATTGTTAGAGGGAATCTTGCACCGGATGGTGCTGTTGTCAAAAAAAGTGCTGTGCCACCAAAGTTATTGAGGCACAGAGGACCTGCGCGCGTGTTTGAGAGCGGTGAAGAGGTGTTTGAGGCAATCTTGAAAGGGAAGATTCAAAAAGGTGATGTTATTGTCATAAGGTATGAGGGTCCGAAAGGAGGACCTGGTATGAGAGAAATGCTATCTCCGACATCGGCACTGGCAGGAGTTGGGCTAATTGAAGATGTTGCGCTGATAACCGATGGAAGGTTTTCCGGTGCAACAAGAGGTGCATGTTTTGGTCATGTATCGCCGGAGGCAGCAGAAAGGGGACCAATTGCAGTGGTTCAAGATGGGGATATGATTTCAATTGACATAGAAAACAAAACTCTTACGTTAGAGGTGCCTGAAGAGGAGATCAAAAAAAGACTTGAAAGTCTTGGGCCATTTGAGCCAAAGGTAAAAAAAGGGTATCTTTACAGATACTCAAAGCTTGTCAGATCTGCTTCTACCGGTGCTATACTTGAATAA